The DNA window GGGAAAGTTGCGGGGGCTTCTGGGCACGCGCCCCGGCGACGCTCGTGCGATGCCCCTGTTGCTCGTTGGCTGTCCGTCCGTGCACACGTTTGGCATGTGCTATCCGCTTGATGTCGCCCTCGTGGATGGCGAGGGCCTCGTGCTTGGCTCGTGGCGTGCGCTGCCGCCTGGGAGGGTCGTGCGACGAGCCGGCGCAAGGCATGCGCTCGAGAGGCCGTCTGGCGCCGACCCGTGGCCGATCGAGGGAGACCTGGTTGAGCTGATGGACGTGTGGCACGTGATGGGAGGACAAGATGGACAAGATTCGTGAGCGGGAGACAGGCATGGGGACAGAAGGT is part of the Parolsenella massiliensis genome and encodes:
- a CDS encoding DUF192 domain-containing protein, translating into MRGQSDACERWVRVEFAVGAGRGRWSVSALVVESFGGKLRGLLGTRPGDARAMPLLLVGCPSVHTFGMCYPLDVALVDGEGLVLGSWRALPPGRVVRRAGARHALERPSGADPWPIEGDLVELMDVWHVMGGQDGQDS